From a single Sander vitreus isolate 19-12246 chromosome 2, sanVit1, whole genome shotgun sequence genomic region:
- the adgrl1b gene encoding adhesion G protein-coupled receptor L1b: MAVSLWFLGVCVLTLAHVAPSGQAMSRAAMPFGLLRRELACEGYPIELRCPGSDVVMVETANYGRTDDKICDADPFQMENTQCYLPDALKIMAQRCNNRTQCVVVAGVDVFPDPCPGTYKYLEIQYECVPYIFVCPGSLLSIQPASSLLEAEHQSGAWCKDPLQAGDRLYVMPWTPYRTEVLYEYASWDDYRQNRVTTTYKLPSRVDGTGFVVYDGAVFYNKERTRNLVKYDLRTRIKSGEAVVVNANYHDTSPYRWGGKSDIDLAVDENGLWVIYSTEANNGRIVVSQVNPYTLRFEGTWATSFDKRGASNAFMACGVLYAVRSVFQDDEGQAEGRVGSDMVVYAYDTSRGQELPVQIPFPNPYQYISSIDYNPRDNQLYVWNNYYVLRYPLQFTPPPPTKGPLSSLMTTVRSYTATVALTPVRPSASHPIGVINRGPFDQRPITAMVPLTPRPPLRVPLAPGSPGQVGGCEGRVARGVQWPPTLKGETVERPCPKGSLGIASYQCMQSPVGWSSRGPDLSNCTSPWVSQIAQKIKSGENAANIAGELVNLTRGRIYAGDVSMSVKLIEQLLDILDSQLQALRPANKESAARNYNKLQKRERTCRAYVQAVVQTVDNLLGPEALVSWADMSSVDQSHSASLLLDAVEKGAFLLANNLYEGRFSDRAPNVDLEVYVLNTEADIHDLTFPHSYDSDSILQISALALQQYSNNGQVKLVLSLYKNLGSFLTTQNSTLRLGLGLGQGSEARRRSLVVNSHVISASVHRGSNRVYLSEPVIFTLRHLQLDNHFGPNCSFWNGSGVSGSGRWSTQGCRLLHTNNTHTTCACNHLSSYAVLMTYQQPAFGAGVEELLVYVVSWVGISVALVCLATCLTTLCCQGAPWHTDHSTIHCNLWANLLITELLFLVGANKTQYTVVCSILAGLLHFSLLSVFCWLCLEGVELYLLQREVFEGRNSRRKYFYLCGYSIPGLVVAVSAAIDFRGYGSKTACWLRTDNYFIWSFLGPVGVVVTLNLVVLVMTLHKMHSTAALKPDSSRHDNLRAWAVGSLTLLFLQSVTWSSGLIFLCAPSLLLAYLFSSLNTAQGLLITILHCTLARKGQKDYGRCLRLSQCCVTSSSSSPDSVKGAALRSNSRYTSSQSRRATANRQSRIRRMWNDTVRRQTESSFIAADVNNTPTLNRAALGNHFLTNPVLQTHAGASPYDTMLAQGYNQPFTSTGTFRNKQKGGVSQSQESCGLDSVCLNGGYTPNTFTLHGLGTTPGSRAGVVGSTDLLREGGVGIGGDDISPALLTPHGTTDLGSGAGMRRNLSDAAALEKMIISELVQSNLRPSVAMPVPPERYGSLTHSATHGQDQATTPHRERYRDRPLPPPPPPPPQESEPLYKALEEPLLMKQREAGIEAWRGGQDREKDETFLLKRDKMMDEWRGGTERGRDESFTSQTRDGEMDEWRAGMERGREESHLLEKRGGRMEVWRGETDQEETFITQKKDFGIDGWRGGMDREKDESLFLKDRDGWRAGIERDHEKQKDRALDVWRGGMDIDREESFLFDSKDGGLDGRKRGKDRGSLRYHGEREDSESFALPLTPDLDLDPDSSPIYARDSNPSPLYPGDRRSPPLSIFPRSSPPTNIFAPRDTNSPPNNLYSRHSPQVYSRSSSPPRFYTRSSPPTLSYPDSSPEGPEEVSPTGQPQRPALELPYSLGRPPLGPRPNHLQTFYQPPPLASNGEAVYTAEPASEGDDGQMQRVTSL, encoded by the exons AGGGGCGTGGTGTAAGGACCCGCTGCAGGCTGGTGACAGGCTGTACGTCATGCCGTGGACGCCATATAGGACAGAGGTGTTGTATGAGTATGCTTCCTGGGACGACTACCGCCAGAACAGAGTCACCACCACCTATAA GTTGCCTAGCCGCGTGGACGGTACAGGCTTTGTGGTGTATGACGGTGCCGTGTTTTACAACAAGGAGCGAACACGCAACCTGGTCAAATATGACCTGCGGACTCGCATCAAGAGTGGCGAGGCAGTGGTGGTCAATGCCAACTACCATGACACCTCGCCTTACCGCTGGGGAGGGAAGTCAGACATTGATCTGGCGGTGGACGAGAACGGCCTTTGGGTGATCTACTCTACTGAAGCCAATAATGGACGCATCGTGGTCAGCCAG GTGAACCCATACACCCTGCGCTTCGAGGGTACGTGGGCCACCAGCTTTGACAAGCGTGGGGCCAGCAACGCCTTCATGGCGTGTGGTGTGCTCTACGCCGTGCGCTCCGTCTTTCAGGATGATGAGGGGCAGGCGGAGGGCCGGGTCGGCAGCGACATGGTTGTTTATGCCTACGACACTAGCCGTGGACAGGAGCTGCCTGTTCAAATACCATTCCCCAACCCTTACCAGTACATCTCCTCCATAGACTACAACCCCCGAGACAACCAGCTGTATGTGTGGAATAACTACTATGTGCTGAGATATCCACTACAGTTTACACCGCCACCGCCCACTAAAG gtcccctctcctctctgatGACGACTGTCCGCTCATACACGGCAACTGTTGCGTTGACCCCAGTGCGGCCGTCTGCCTCTCATCCTATTGGCGTCATCAACCGAGGACCCTTTGACCAGCGGCCGATCACAGCCATGGTCCCTCTGACCCCACGTCCACCTCTGCGTGTCCCCTTGGCTCCCGGGAGCCCCGGTCAGGTGGGCGGATGTGAGGGCCGGGTGGCACGAGGGGTGCAGTGGCCCCCCACCCTGAAGGGAGAGACTGTGGAGAGGCCCTGCCCAAAAGGGTCACTGG gtATAGCTTCCTATCAGTGCATGCAGTCTCCTGTGGGCTGGAGCTCCAGAGGGCCTGACCTTTCCAACTGTACCTCTCCCTGGGTCAGCCAAATTGCACAGAAG ATCAAGAGTGGAGAGAATGCTGCCAACATCGCTGGAGAGTTGGTCAACCTGACCCGTGGCCGAATCTACGCCGGTGATGTCAGCATGTCCGTCAAGCTAATTGAACAACTATTGGATATCCTGGACTCCCAGCTCCAGGCCTTGAGACCAGCCAATAAAGAGTCAGCAGCACGCAATTACAACAAG cTGCAGAAGAGGGAACGCACATGCAGAGCTTATGTTCAG GCGGTCGTTCAGACAGTTGATAACCTGTTGGGTCCTGAGGCTCTGGTGTCCTGGGCGGATATGAGCAGTGTTGACCAGTCCCACTCAGCATCACTGCTGTTAGATGCAGTAGAGAAAGGAGCATTTTTATTGGCTAACAATCTCTATGAAGGCCGCTTCAGTGACAGGGCACCAAATGTTG ATCTGGAGGTGTATGTGCTAAATACAGAGGCAGACATACACGACCTGACGTTCCCTCACTCCTATGACAGCGACAGCATCTTGCAGATATCAGCACTGGCTCTGCAGCAGTACAGCAACAATG GCCAGGTGAAGCTGGTCCTCTCTCTCTATAAGAACCTTGGCTCCTTCCTGACCACCCAGAATTCGACTTTGCGGCTCGGATTGGGGCTGGGCCAAGGATCAGAGGCCAGGCGTAGGAGCCTAGTGGTCAATTCCCATGTCATCTCTGCCTCTGTGCACAGAGGATCGAACAGAGTGTACCTCTCCGAGCCAGTGATCTTCACTCTCAGGCACCTGCAG CTGGATAACCACTTTGGCCCCAACTGCTCTTTCTGGAACGGATCAGGGGTTTCTGGGAGTGGCAGGTGGTCTACACAGGGCTGCCGCCTGTTAcacaccaacaacacacacactacctgCGCCTGCAACCACCTGTCCAGCTATGCCGTCCTCATGACCTATCAGCAACCTGCG TTCGGGGCTGGCGTAGAAGAGCTTCTCGTCTATGTGGTTTCCTGGGTTGGCATCTCAGTAGCACTTGTGTGTTTGGCCACCTGCCTCACCACCCTGTGCTGCCAGGGGGCGCCCTGGCACACCGACCACAGCACCATCCACTGCAACCTGTGGGCCAACCTGCTCATCACAGAACTACTCTTTCTTGTTGGTGCCAACAAGACGCAATACACA GTTGTGTGCTCCATCCTTGCTGGCCTGCTGCACTTCTCGCTGCTCTCGGTGTTTTGCTGGTTGTGTCTGGAGGGGGTGGAACTGTACTTGCTGCAGCGGGAGGTATTCGAGGGACGTAACTCCAGGAGGAAGTATTTTTACCTGTGTGGCTACTCTATTCCTGGGCTGGTGGTGGCCGTGTCCGCAGCCATAGACTTCAGAGGCTACGGCTCAAAAACTGC atgctgGCTGCGAACAGACAATTACTTTATCTGGAGTTTCCTTGGACCTGTTGGTGTCGTTGTTACG TTGAACCTGGTTGTCCTGGTGATGACCTTACATAAGATGCACAGCACTGCTGCTTTGAAGCCAGACTCCAGTCGCCATGACAACCTGAG GGCGTGGGCGGTGGGCTCCCTGACACTGCTCTTCCTGCAGAGCGTCACTTGGTCCTCAGGCCTCATCTTCCTGTGTGCTCCGTCTCTCCTCCTGGCTTACCTCTTCTCCTCCCTTAACACCGCCCAGGGCCTCCTCATCACCATACTGCACTGCACCCTTGCCAGGAAG GGTCAGAAGGACTATGGCCGATGCCTGCGCCTTTCGCAGTGCTGCGTCACTTCTTCTTCCAGCTCTCCGGACTCGGTGAAGGGTGCTGCCCTGCGGTCCAACAGCCGCTACACCAGCAGCCAGAGTCGGAGAGCTACTGCTAACAGACAG AGTCGTATCAGGAGGATGTGGAACGACACTGTTCGCAGACAGACTGAATCGTCCTTCATCGCTGCAGACGTCAACAACACACCTACTCTTAACAGAg CTGCTTTGGGGAACCATTTCCTTACTAATCCAGTGTTGCAGACTCATGCTGGAGCCTCTCCTTATGACACAATGCTGGCCCAGGGATACAACCAACCCTTCACCTCCACAG GAACCTTCAGAAACAAGCAGA AGGGTGGTGTGTCCCAGAGCCAGGAGTCCTGTGGGTTGGACAGCGTGTGTCTCAATGGAGGCTACACCCCCAACACCTTCACCCTGCACGGTCTGGGAACCACACCCGGGTCCCGAGCTGGAGTGGTGGGTAGCACTGACCTTCTACGGGAGGGAGGAGTTGGGATAGGAGGTGATGACATCTCCCCAGCCCTCCTCACTCCCCACGGGACCACAGATCTGGGCAGCGGTGCTGGAATGCGTCGTAACCTGTCTGATGCAGCGGCCCTGGAAAAGATGATCATCTCAGAGCTGGTGCAGAGCAACCTGAGGCCCTCAGTTGCCATGCCTGTTCCTCCCGAGCGCTACGGTAGCCTG ACACATTCCGCAACACATGGACAAGATCAAGCCACGACGCCAC acagggagcgTTACCGGGACAGGCCCCTcccgcctcctcctccccctcccccacaaGAGTCTGAGCCCCTGTACAAGGCTCTGGAAGAGCCGCTGTTGATGAAACAGAGGGAGGCAGGCATAGAGGCATGGAGAGGCGGccaggacagagagaaggaTGAGACATTTCTcttaaaaagagacaaaatgatGGACGAATGGAGGGGAGGAACTGAAAGAGGAAGGGACGAGTCTTTTACCTCTCAGACGAGAGACGGAGAGATGGACGAATGGAGAGCTggaatggagagagggagggaggaatcTCATCTGCTGGAGAAGAGAGGTGGAAGGATGGAGGTGTGGCGGGGGGAAACAGACCAGGAAGAGACTTTTATAACTCAGAAGAAAGATTTCGGGATTGATGGATGGAGAGGCGggatggacagagagaaagatgaatccttgtttttaaaagacagagatggatggagagcAGGGATTGAACGGGACCATGAGAAACAGAAGGATAGAGCGCTGGATGTGTGGAGAGGAGGGATGGATATAGACAGGGAGGAATCCTTCCTGTTCGACAGCAAAGATGGCGGTCTCGACgggagaaaaagagggaaagatAGAGGGTCTCTCCGGTACCACGGCGAACGAGAGGATTCTGAGAGCTTTGCTCTGCCTTTGACCCCAGACTTAGACCTTGACCCTGACTCCTCACCTATCTACGCCCGAGATTCAAACCCCTCCCCGCTCTACCCGGGGGACCGACGCTCGCCTCCACTCAGCATCTTCCCCCGAAGCTCACCCCCGACGAATATTTTCGCTCCCCGAGACACTAACTCGCCTCCAAACAATCTCTACTCCCGCCACTCCCCCCAGGTGTACAGCCGAAGCAGCTCCCCTCCTCGCTTCTACACTCGCTCCTCTCCTCCGACCCTCTCGTATCCCGACAGCAGCCCTGAAGGTCCCGAAGAGGTCAGCCCCACTGGCCAGCCCCAGCGGCCCGCCCTGGAACTGCCCTACAGCCTGGGGCGACCCCCGCTGGGCCCCCGGCCCAATCACCTGCAGACCTTCTACCAGCCGCCGCCGCTGGCATCCAATGGAGAGGCAGTGTACACAGCAGAGCCCGCCTCGGAGGGAGACGACGGACAGATGCAGCGGGTGACGAGCCTGTGA
- the LOC144535713 gene encoding phospholipid phosphatase 3-like translates to MLDTFEPQSSGVPVSSADLQLKLTDIKSSLATAEMGKKNSTGKNLIEITGPALSKRKLLVGLDLLCLFLASIPFFACELKAVSPYRRGFMCGDPSITYPYLHREAIPDELLITGGIIITGLTITLGECYRVRFRGVSSKAFVRNLYVSCLYKELGCFLFGCCVGQSLTNMAKLSVGRLRPHFLSVCGVTYASLNCTPGTYISTVNCRHPDHRLEDEARKSFFSGHASFAMYTMLYLAFYLQARLTWRGARLLRPALQFFLVLLAVYTGLTRISDYRHHPSDVLTGYIQGALTAYWVAFHISSMFKIESSLDLSLTETLDSPLSPHHTVC, encoded by the exons ATGTTGGATACGTTTGAGCCGCAGAGCTCCGGTGTGCCAGTCTCCAGCGCGGACCTCCAGCTCAAACTGACGGACATCAAGAGCAGCCTGGCCACAGCAGAGATGGGGAAGAAGAACAGCACAGGGAAGAATCTCATAGAAATAACAGGTCCGGCTTTATCCAAAAGAAAACTTCTGGTCGGCCTAGATCTCCTCTGCCTCTTCCTGG CTTCCATCCCTTTCTTTGCATGTGAGCTGAAGGCAGTGAGTCCTTACAGAAGGGGCTTCATGTGCGGGGACCCCAGCATCACCTATCCTTATCTGCACCGAGAGGCCATCCCAGATGAATTACTAATCACTGGTGGCATCATCATCACCGGCCTCACT ATCACCCTCGGAGAGTGTTATCGAGTTCGTTTCAGAGGCGTCAGCTCCAAGGCCTTTGTCAGGAACCTGTATGTGTCCTGTCTGTACAAGGAGCTGGGCTGCTTCCTGTTCGGCTGCTGTGTCGGCCAGTCACTGACCAACATGGCTAAGCTGAGTGTTGGGAGGCTGCGACcgcacttcctgtctgtgtgcgGTGTCACCTATGCGTCGCTTAACTGCACACCTGGAACCTACATTTCAACAGTGAACTGCCGCCATCCTGACCACCGGTTAGAAGACgaggccag GAAGTCCTTCTTCTCTGGCCACGCTTCCTTTGCGATGTACACAATGCTCTATTTAGCA TTTTACCTGCAGGCGCGGTTGACATGGCGTGGGGCTCGGCTGCTGAGGCCGGCGCTGCAGTTCTTCCTGGTTCTGCTGGCAGTCTACACTGGTCTGACCCGCATCTCAGACTACAGGCACCACCCGTCCGACGTGCTAACAGGCTACATACAGGGAGCCCTCACTGCTTACTGGGTG GCCTTCCACATCTCGTCCATGTTTAAAATCGAGTCGAGTTTAGATCTGTCTCTGACTGAGACTCTGGACAGCCCCTTGTCGCCCCACCACACTGTCTGCTAA